In candidate division KSB1 bacterium, a genomic segment contains:
- a CDS encoding iron-sulfur cluster assembly accessory protein encodes MISVTPKAIAEVKKLMAKDHPDENGGLRVGVKGGGCSGLSYVLDFVKEPRADDKIMEFDGVKFFMDPKSAIYLNGTQLDFSDGLTGTGFNFVNPNAQRTCGCGSSFSV; translated from the coding sequence ATGATTTCAGTTACACCTAAAGCAATCGCTGAGGTTAAGAAACTCATGGCGAAAGATCACCCCGATGAAAATGGAGGCTTGCGCGTCGGAGTAAAGGGCGGGGGCTGCTCGGGGTTGTCTTACGTTCTGGACTTTGTAAAAGAACCTCGTGCGGATGATAAAATTATGGAATTTGACGGCGTGAAGTTTTTCATGGATCCCAAAAGCGCTATTTATTTGAACGGAACGCAGCTTGATTTTTCCGACGGGCTAACCGGCACGGGATTCAATTTTGTCAATCCGAACGCCCAGAGAACATGCGGCTGTGGCAGCAGCTTCAGCGTTTAA
- a CDS encoding Rrf2 family transcriptional regulator — protein MLRMTKKSEYGIIALKHMLNQPGDTVTSAKEIAGRYNISTEIMAKILQRLARKGMVSSCQGAHGGYVLAKDANKISLSEIIESIEGPVGLVECVTDPNCNCRQLENCNISDPFHVIQEQFKIFLSGITLADINNELDMQRDNVALINLN, from the coding sequence AATACGGTATTATCGCACTGAAGCACATGCTGAATCAACCGGGGGATACCGTGACCAGTGCCAAAGAAATTGCCGGGCGCTACAACATTTCTACTGAGATTATGGCTAAAATCCTGCAAAGGCTGGCGCGCAAAGGTATGGTCAGTTCGTGTCAGGGGGCGCATGGCGGTTATGTTTTGGCGAAAGATGCCAATAAGATTTCGCTTTCGGAAATCATTGAATCGATTGAAGGGCCGGTTGGGCTCGTTGAGTGTGTTACAGATCCCAATTGTAACTGCAGGCAACTGGAGAATTGCAATATTAGCGATCCGTTTCATGTGATTCAAGAACAATTCAAAATATTTTTGTCGGGGATTACTCTGGCGGATATAAATAACGAACTTGACATGCAGCGGGATAACGTTGCTTTAATAAATCTAAATTAG